In Nitrospira sp. SG-bin1, the genomic stretch TTTTTGAAGTGTCCACGAAAGTGGGGGCATCACACTCAGAACCATTTTTCTTAACCAGTAGCAACTGCAATACGCAACAAACTGCACTATCATGCTCCAATTGAAATATAAATATAGTGAGTAGTAAATAGCGCTGAAGGCCTGAGTGGGTGCAATATTTATCAGAAGTGAAACGATTAGCATCTGCAACCTTTCCCATCAAATGGATTGGCGGCCCATCCACATAAGTCCGAAAGAATCGCGAACTAACAAATCGCGGGGCAATGTTGGTGTATATGACATAGATAAACATGACGCTTCGTATGCACCGACCGCCCGGTTGTTAAATGGTAGAAGGCGCTGCCCCTGCTCCAGGAGCCTTCCGGCTTGCCTAGTTATAAACCCACATAAGAAACGGGCAAGCACCACCCTGCTGTTGACGTCATTCGAAGACTGCCATGAAAGCGTTCGTAAAGCTGGTATCACCAAACCAGCTGGTTGTCACACATTCTAGCAGTTGTTTGCCACGCACCTGCTTGAAAATGCCTCTGATGTTTGGAAAGTCCAGAAGTTGTTGGGCCTCGCGACCTCAAAACAACAATAATCTATCTCGAGATTCTATCCCGACAGGGGAAACTGTTGCGGGGGGAACCGTGCGCGAAGTGATTGAAAATGTGGGAGCAGGCGACGGGATGTGAACCACACTCCGACGCCGGATCGGCCCTGAAACTTTGCTTCCTTATTCCTGCCACGCTGAAGGGTTTATCCGGCGGCGTGATGAAGAGCGGCTGCGCCGAATGAGTCGCCGGGTCACATGAAGTGCGGTTTGGAGCGGGCGATGGGATTTGAACCCACGACAACTAGCTTGGGAAGCTAGGACTCTACCACTGAGCTACGCCCGCTCGCTGGACCGCATCCTACGCGGGACATTAACGGCAAGTCAAGAAAACCGTTTTCTTATTTCATTGCTTGAGCTCCGCAATGGCAAACTTCTTTTTCCCGATCTTGAGGCGGCGCTGTTGGTTGAATTCAAAAGGAATAAGTTTATCGGGATTTGTTTCTTTTATGCCATCGACTTCGATTCCGCCTTGAATGATCAAACGCCTCGCCTCACTGCTGCTCGCAACCATGCCGGTCTTCGCAATCAATTTGGCAAGCTTGATGCAGCTACCATGAACAACGTCTTCCTCTGACATATCCTCCGATATGAGATCGACGCATTTGTCTGGCTCATCCGGAAATTCCTTGGCTTGAAATTTCTGCTGAAACTCCCCTCTCGCCTGCCGGCCGGCCTCAGCTCCATGATATCGCGTGACGATCAGCTCAGCGAGCCTCTGCTTGGCTTCCATGGGATGGAGCGCTTTAATGCGATCCAAGTTTTCTGTCGTCAGGAGCTCATAGTACCGGTACATCAACACATCGCTGATCGACATGATTTTGCCGAACATCTCCCCTGCCTTATCTTCCAAGGCGATATAATTGCCGACACTCTTGCTCATCTTCTTCACGCCGTCCGTCCCTTCGAGCAACGGCATGGTGATCACGACTTGCGACTCTTGGCCGTAGTCCCTTTGTAACTCGCGTCCCACCAAGAGATTAAACTTTTGATCCGTCCCACCTAGCTCCACATCCGCCTTCAACGCCACGGAATCATAGCCCTGGACGAGCGGATAGAGGAATTCGTGAACACTGATCGGTTTCTGTTCCTGGTACCGTTTATGGAAATCGTCGCGCTCCATCATGCGAGCGACTCGATAATGGGCGGCCAACTGAATCAATCCATCGGCCGTCATCGGTCCCATCCATCTGCTGTTGAATTCAATCGTCGTCTTATTCGGGTCGAGAATCTTAAAGATCTGACGTTGGTAGGTCTTGGCATTCTCCTGGACTTGTTCCTTGGTCAATGCCCTTCTCGTTTCCGACACACCGGTCGGATCCCCAATCATTCCGGTAAAATCGCCGATGAGAAAAATAACTTGATGTCCGAGATCTTGGAAATGTTTCAGCTTATGAATCAGGACGGTGTGCCCAAGGTGAAGATCGGGTGCCGTTGGGTCAAAACCTGCTTTAACGCGCAAGGGGCGCATTTCTGTGAGCGAGCGCTTGAGTTTAGCCTCGAGTTCGGTTTGTTGAATCACCTCCACGGCGCCTCGCAGAATCAAGTCCAACTGTTCCGTCACGTCCTTCATGACTCTCGTCGCTCCGTCTCTGGTTGTGTATCCCCCGGTGAGACCGTCACCAAGGATTTGAGACGATCATATTTTTTGGCACCGATGCCTTTAACTTCACGGAGGTTTTCGATCTTCTGGAATCGTCCGACAGATTCGCGATAAGCGATCACTCGTTGGGCCAGCACGGTACCGATGCCGGGCAACGATTCGAGTTCGCCGGCACTTGCACGATTGAGGTCGAGTCGTGATGGAGTGGGCATTGTTGAGGGCTTGGGCTGAGCGACGAGACCGCTGTCGGAACTTTCTAAGCTTCGACGAAACGAGCCGGCATCCGGCTCGTTTGCTTCCGTAGCCGGTGAAACAATCTGCGCGGTAGTTGGTGGGATGCCTGGAACCGGTGCGTGTGGCGTCCATCGCGCCCAAATGACGATACCGATTGCCAGGGACAACATGCCGAGCTTCAAAAGCAGGGACGTGATCATCTGGTGCCGCTCTTCTGAATGTGATGAATGGCGGCGCCTGCGACATCTTCCATCGCCTCCATCATACCTTCTGCAAGGGTGGGATGGGCGTGGATCATATGTGCAACCTGGGTAACCGTTCCGCCGACTTGCATCGCCAGGGCCGCTTCGTGAATAAGATCGGCGGCATGGGCTCCAAGGATATGCACGCCAAGGATCTTGTCGGTGGCCGACTCTGCTATCACCTTAAAAAACCCCACGGTGTCGCCGGTCGCTTGAGCCTTGCCGAGTCCCACGTAGCGGAACCGGCCGACTTTCACGCTTTGGTCGGGATCCTTGCCGCTCAGCTCGGCCTGTTCCCTCGCCTGTTGTTCGGTCCACCCCACTCGTCCGACTTCCGGTAAGGTGAAAATCCCGGCGGGGATGACATCATAATTGATGATTCTCCGGTGTCCCAAAATGTTTTCTACGGCCACCTGTCCCTGTGTCGAAGCCACATGTGCCAACATGGCCTTGCCGGTCACATCGCCGATGGCGTAAATGCCCGATTGATTGGTCTCCATCCGATCGTCAACGAGAATTTCGCCACGCGGTCCGACTTGGACCCCGACCTCCTCCAGCCCAATGCCTCGTGAGTTTAGTCCCCGTCCGACCGAAACCAACAGCGTCTCGGCCGAGACGGACCTCCCGTCTTTACAATGGACCACAACTACGTCCGATGACCGCTCGAGCCGCTCGACCGCCGTTCCGGTGAATATTGCGACGCGGCGTTTCTTGAGCTCCCGCTCCATCGCCGACGAAATGTCTTCATCCTCCAGCGGCAAGACGCGGGACTGCAATTCGACCACCGTCACCTGTGTCCCAAGCCCGCTGTATAACGATGCGAATTCGCAGCCCTCGACGCCGCCACCGATGATGAGGAGACTCGCGGGAACCTGTGTGAGAGCCAGGGTTTGCTGGCTCGTCAAAATCTGTCGTCCGTCTATCGGGAATTGTGGAAGGTTGGGCCAAGAGGATCCCGTTGCGATCACGAGCGCGTCGGCTTGGATGTCCAGCCGGCTGCCGTCGGGCCTTGTCACCGCGATGGTGCGCTCATTCTTCAGCGTCCCTTGCCCCGTGACATGCTCGATACCCCATTCTTTAAACAACGTAGCAATGCCTTTGACGAGCGTAGCCACCACCCTGTCTTTTCGTGAGACCATGCGGGCAAGGTCATAGGCGACGGTTCCTTGGAGAACCAGGCCGAGGTCCCCGGCCTTGTTCACTTTGTCACCAAGCTCGACGACGGAGAGGAGCGCTTTGCTCGGGATACAGCCCCAGTTGAGACAGACCCCGCCTAGTTTCTCGCGTTCAACGACCGTGACTCGCGCGCCGAGTTGGGCCGCTCGAATTGCGGCGACATACCCGCCGGGGCCGGCTCCGAGAATAGCGATGTGGACGGGAGATGCCATATCAGGGTACACGTCACAGGTGCGGCCGAATGTGTAGGCGGGTAGCCGGTAGGTGTGATCTCGACAGCGACATCAACCTTTCTTTTGGCTGGCGAGGAAGGCTTCGTACTGTGCGGCCGTCATCAGTTGATCGACTTCACCGGGATCGGCCAGCTCGATCACGGCGATCCATCCTTTGCCATAAGGGTCCGAGTTCACCGCTTCAGGATGATCCTTCAAATCGGTATTAATCTGGCTCACCGTTCCGCTCACCGGTGTGTAAATCGTGGACGTCGTTTTCGTCGATTCGACTTCACCGATCTGTTGGCCGACCTTGACCGAGGCGCCCACTTTGGGCAGATCCAGAAACACGATGTCGCCCAACGCATCCTGGGCAAAGTCGCTGATGCCCACAGTCGCCCGTTTCCCATCGAGTCGAACCCACTCATGCTCTTTGTGATACCGCAAATCGGATGGAATCATGTCGGCTCCCTTATGCAAACGTCCCGTTTGAGTATAGGCCGCGTCGAGTGGGAGCCACTATCTCGGCTTCCGCTCAGTGTTGGTCGTCATCATCTGATTTTTCGATGGTAGTCGGGCCGGCTTGCGTTGTCAACAAACGATCCGGACAGTCGTATGAGAGGTGTCGGCAAACAAAATACCGGGAAGAGCATCAGCGCTGTTCCTCCTGAGCCGCACTGATCGCCATCCGGAAGCGAAGAGAATCCCCGCACGCTGACATGTGGCGGTCAGTGAAAAATCTCCATGCCGGGAAAGAAATATCCAACTTCGAATTGCGCAGTCTCCGGTGAGTCGGAACCATGCACCGCATTGAATTCGATATTCGTTCCGTGCGCTTTCCGGATAGTCCCGGCATCGGCCTTCGCAGGGTCGGTCGCACCCATCAGCTCACGATTCTTCTTGATGGCATTCTCACCTTCCAATACGAGGACGACCGTCGGACCGGAAGACATGAAGGTGCAGAGGCTTCCAAAAAAAGGACGCGCTTTATGTACCGCATAAAACCCTTCCGCTACCGATTGGGACATGTGAATCATCTTGATGGCGACCGGCTTTAATCCCGCTTGTTCGTACCGACGAATGATGTCTCCGACAACATTTTTCTTGACTGCATCCGGCTTGATGATGGCCAATGTTCGCTCGCTCATGATCCCTCTATTTCCTCCAGACAGTTTAAGCATCCGTTCAACGACGCGGTGCATTATAGGGGCCGCTTCTTCTCCCTTGCAAGCATCGGATGGGACGGTGGCGGTACGTGATAACGAGACCCATCCGGTTTTACGATTGACGCTCGATCACCACGAGCATCCGAAAGGCGAGAAGCCAACCCACTCGTTCCAATGTCCGCTCCAATCGGAGAATCGGAGCGACCAACCATTCCGGCAAGAACGACGGATGATCGAACCCACCGCTCAGTGGGTATGCGATACAGGCCAATCTCTTGATGTATTGGATCGAGAGCCTCGGGTAGTGTGACCTGAAACGCGAGTGATTCCGTTCGAATAAGATTGTCGCAACGGCTTGATTGGCGTCAAGCGGACGGCGGTCAGTCTGCGGAGGTTTGAGAACAAGAGGGTCTTCTGTACAAACCATCGGTTCCGGGTGCAGCCATCGATAGACGGGCCACGAGACCCATGAGAGGTAGGGATCCATGATGATGATCCTCCCCCCGACGCGGAGTGTCCTCAGTGCTTCATCGAAAAAGAGGGAGACATTCTCAATGTGATGCAATGAGTCGAACAGGACTAGATTGGCCAGCGTCTCGGACCGAAACGGGAGTCGCTGGGCATCTGCGACCACGTTCAACCACGGCAGGATTACCACATCGCTACAATAGACTTCCGGCACGTGGGCTTTGAGATTGCCTGTGCCTCCTCCGAGTTCGACCGTACGCCCCGACACCAACCACGTGACGATCTCTCTATACCAGTCTTCATACAGCCGTCGGAGAACAGGCTTCCTTTGCCACACGGCCCGATGTCGATGCAGAACGTCTTCGGACATCACACGGCCTTCAGCCGGAAGAATCCATGGGCCGTCATCTTCAGCAATAACCATCCGTGCGCGAACCGCTGAATATTGGTGCTCCCATAGGTTCGGGCTTGGTACCGAATCGGAACATCCACAATGTGAAGGTTGAGCCTCGAGGCCCCGAACAACAGATCAAAATCCCCGAACGGATCGAAGTCTCCAAAATAATCCCGATTCGCCGCCAGCCGTTCGTAATCACGTCGGAACAGGACCTTGGTGCCGCACAGCGTATCTTTAATCCGCTGATTCAAGAGCCATGAGAACGCCAGACTGAAAAACCTGTTTCCGATTAGATTGAGCAGGCGCATGGCCTGAGCTTCCATGGGATAGATCAGACGGCAGCCGTTGATGAATTCTCCTTTTCCGCCGGCGATCGCATCGTAGAATTTCGGAAGATCTTCGGGTGGCATCGTCAAGTCCGCGTCCAGGATCATGAGCACATCACCGGTGGCGTGTGCAAAGCCTTTGCGCACTGCGTCACCTTTCCCCTTGCCGTCTTGCACCAGGAGCTTGATATCCTTGCCCGGATAATGAGTCATCATGCGTCGAATCTCTTCCGGCGTCCCGTCGCATGAATGCCCGTCCACAAAGATGATCTGTTGGCGGCTGCCGAACCGTGGGATCCGTTTGAGCGCCGCGTCGATGTTACCCCGTTCATTGCGGCACGGGATGACGATTGTCGTGGAGTACGGACGGTCCGGTCGTCGGAGACGCGGTCGCGCCACGACATAGTGACACAGACAAAGTGTACGAACACCCGGCAGATACGCGAGAACCTTATTGCAAAACGAAGAGAGCAGTGGAATGTCTTTTGGCAACAGCAATCGCCGTTCTTTCTTGACCACCTCAAAGTCCGCCAAGTGCAAAAGATTCGCGATGTCTTCCGGCGAGAGCCAACTTTGCTCCGGCTGAGGCATTTTCCAACCAAGCATTTCGCACAGCCGAAGAATGGGCTCCCACAGATAGTTGTAATAGGAGACGATGATTCTTGTCTGCGGCGTACAGGCTTGGTGCAGGCGTCTGAAGGCAGCTTCCACATCCACCAAGTGGCCCACTACATCGGCGAGAATGATGACGTCGAAGGTTTCGGCGATCTCCAACGTCTCCACGTCGTCGACCCTGAACTCTAACGCAGGATAGCGCCGAGCCGCCTTCTTGACTGTCTCCGGACTCAGGTCTATGCCGACACCACGCGCAGGTCGGAGCGCGGCGAGCAGAGAACCCAAGCCTGAACCAATCTCCAGCACGTGCAAACCTTCTGGGACGAGGAATTTGAAATAGCGCGCTTGATCATCGTGGTAGGCCCTGGCCCTCTGCTCCCAGTCTTCCCGCCGGGCAGCGCACGTATCAAAGTGATCGCGGACGATCTGCTTTCTAACATCTGTATGGAATGGCCTCTCAGTGTCAAACCGATCGGCAGTCTCCACAAATGTCGGCTCTGACAAGGTTGGAGCGGACAACTTTTTATATTCTCTCGAGTGTTTCATCATACCGATGTGGGAGATGTCGTGCGGGTAACTTTATCATTAGACCGACATAACGGCACGGAATATCAAATACTTACGCAGGTTGTCTGGGCGTTAGCTAGACTTCACCAGGGGGGGCTGGCATAGGCCCATGAGGTCGTCGCATGTATTACTTCTATACAACGTGGCGCGGTAACCAAGCGGTACGAGATCATCAGGAAGCTTGGAGAGGTCGTGATACGGCGACGGAGCGTTCATTCTCAGGGAGACTGTAAAGGAGTTTCAGCATGCAGATTATTATCGTCGCATTTTTTGTGTGTGTCGGCTTAGTGATCGCTGCCTCTACCTTATTCACAGACATCGACGGCAACTGAAGAAAAACGGCAAGACTGCCGGTAAACCCCGCCATACCATCTGCTCTGATTACCGGCGACGCACCGGCCAGATCCTTCTTGGCGCGAAGGCTTGAACGACGTCTTGTAAGGGTATCTCTTCCATAATGTCGGGATGCCCATCCCCTGTCTTTCCCGGTCGATGGTGTGGGTACCTCAGAAAAGCCGTGGCACAGATCGAGATGGGCACTGTCTATCGGTCGGTTCATGAAGTAGGTTCGCTCCACAACCATGATGGAAATACTCTGAATTCCGGACGTGCGGGTTACCGGTCGCATTCGAGGCCATATTGCTTCCGAATCGATTCTGCGACATCCGGCGGTTCTTTAGTGAGGAGTGCGCAGGTGGTGAAATTGCCGACCACCTTTTTCCTACTTTTATCGATATACGTCCAATCGACGATCTCCGTCTTTGCGAATGAGTAGGACTGTCCCTTCTTGACTGAACGGATCATAGGAAGGTTGTCGATCCGTCCCGACCAGAGATCTCCTTGTGCTTTCAGGTTCGAGACCCAGAGATACTCCAGGTTGTCGCCTTCGCTCACTCTGACCTTGACCGAATACTGGTCCGTGTTGGGGGGCGGCGAGCCGACTTTTTTGAGGAAGTCGTCCAAGCCTGCTCGTGCACGCTCCATGGCTTTCTGCATGGCCGGATCTTCGTCGCTCATGTCGACCGCACTGTCATTCTTGGCCTTATCGACGAATGATTGAGAGAACGCGGATGGAGACAGAAGAAGGAGGACGAAAAAAGCGACGATCGGCGCCATGAGTCGTTGCATGCAGGCCTCCCAGGGCTACGGCTCATCGTGAATGACTGAACGCTGTTGCCAGCCATATTGAGCCTGTCAGTGGCCGCAATGCAAGCTCGTTCTGACATCCGGCATGTGTAGAGTCAGTGATAGTTCTTCACCGCCGCTACCGAGAAGAAGAGTGCATCCGTTTTCTGGTACTCTGCTGACATGTCCCGTCGCCGGCACACCCGCCGTTCCCGGTCCCGCCGTTCTCATCCTGTGAAGTCGATGGCCTACTTCGCTCATCGGCGATGGCAGGACCTCCACTTATTTCTCCGGGCCGTCGGCCGAACGCCTCCCGCGATGCGGTTGACCATCAGCGGTCTCCTGCTCTTCGTGGTCTTGTTGGGTATCAATTGGGTCTATCACACGTTTTACAAACCGACGGAATTGTTCTTTCCGGTAGAGAATGCCCTCATGAAGAGTCCCTGGGAGACGTGGCGGGAATACGGTGAACTGTTTGAAGCTCATTCGACAGCCATTATTACCTCCGACTTGCTCGCTGCCTTGGCTCAAGCCGAGGGATCCGGCAATCCTGTGGCTCGAACCTACTGGCGGTGGCGGTTCGTCTCATCGAATCCTCTTGATTGGTACCAACCGGCCTCGACGGCGGTCGGTATGTTTCAAATCACCGATGGCACGTTTCAAGACGGGAAACGCTATTGTATCCACAACCATGTCGTTGTCGAAGAGGGACCGTGGCACAATTTCAACTCCTGTTGGTTCAACAGTTTCTACACCAGAGTTATTCCTGGTCATGCCATCGAGATGACGGCCGCGTTGCTCGACCGTTATGTCGCGAAAGCGGTCGGAGACCGCCCGGCGACGTTCCCGCAGAAGCAGGACTTGGCCGCCGTCATCCATCTCTGCGGAGCCGGAGCGGGCCGTGATTACGTGAAGCGGAACTTTCGTCTCCTGCCACACCAACGCTGCGGCGATCAGGACGTGCGAACATATCTGCTCAAGATCCAGGCATTTAAACAGCAGTTCTCCTCTCTCAAACAACATTGACGACGAAGTTGGATTCATCCCGGATTATCCTCCAGACGATGTCACGCACAACACTGTCATTCATGGTATGGTGGCGGCCGCTCCAATGTAGCTCGGTTGTTTGAGGGAGTGGTCGTATGGAGTCACGTGGACCGAAAGCCCTGCGGAAGACGGTTTTCGCCGGTGCGATCGGTAATGTGCTGGAGTGGTATGACTTCGCCCTCTTCGGATACTTCGCGCCGGTCCTGTCGGGTCTCTTCTTTCCTGCCTCGGATCCGTCGTTGTCGTTGATCGCCACCTTCGGGGTGTTCGCCGTCGGCTTTCTTGCCAGACCACTGGGCGCGCTGCTGTTCGGGTATTGGGGCGATACCAGGGGACGGCGAACGGCCTTGGCTTGGTCCATCATTCTGATGGCGCTGCCCACCTGCTTGGTCGGTTTACTCCCCACCTATGCGCAGATCGGTCTTGCCGCACCGCTCGCGCTCACCATCCTGCGTTTCTTTCAAGGTCTATCGGTCGGCGGAGAATTCACTGGATCCGTCACCTTCCTCGTGGAACATGCTGCACCGACCGAGCGAGGCTATATCGGCAGTTGGGCGGGGTTCAGTGCACAGATCGGCGCGCTGTTGGGCTCTGGGGTCGGCACCTTGGCGAGCACGAATCTCGCACCGGAGGTTCTCCAGCAGTGGGGCTGGCGCATTCCATTCGTGGCGGGAAGTGTGATCGCGTTGGTCGGCTGGTATCTTCGGCGGCGCATTCCCGAATCGCCGGCGTTCGAACGGCTGCAGCAAGCCGGTGGAGTGTCTTCCGCACCCGTCCGTGAGTTGCTCGCATCGCACCGAGCCTCGCTTCTTCAAGTGATCGGCCTCGTTCTCTTGCACGGCGTCGGGTTCTACACTTTTTATGTGTTTCTCCCGACGTATTTGGCCAAAGTGACCGACCTCCCGATGGGCACGACGCTGCTGATCAATACGATCTGTATGGCGCTGATGGCGATCCTCATTCCGCTGATGGGAAAGTTGTCGGATCGTGTCGGACACCGCTGGGTCCTGGCCGTCGGCGCCGCTGGTCTGGCTCTGGGAACAGTCCCGGTCTTTTCTTGGTTCGGGAGCGGCCACCTCCTGCTGATCGCCACTGCTCAAGGCCTGATTACGGTGTTCGTGGCGGCCTACATGGGTCCGTTCTTTGCCATCGTGGCGACGCTTTTCCCTGTCGCCCGTCGCTATACCGGCCTTTCGGTTTCCTACAATCTGGCCTCGGCCCTATTCGGCGGCACAGCACCCT encodes the following:
- a CDS encoding transglycosylase; the encoded protein is MRLTISGLLLFVVLLGINWVYHTFYKPTELFFPVENALMKSPWETWREYGELFEAHSTAIITSDLLAALAQAEGSGNPVARTYWRWRFVSSNPLDWYQPASTAVGMFQITDGTFQDGKRYCIHNHVVVEEGPWHNFNSCWFNSFYTRVIPGHAIEMTAALLDRYVAKAVGDRPATFPQKQDLAAVIHLCGAGAGRDYVKRNFRLLPHQRCGDQDVRTYLLKIQAFKQQFSSLKQH
- a CDS encoding dihydrolipoamide dehydrogenase, giving the protein MASPVHIAILGAGPGGYVAAIRAAQLGARVTVVEREKLGGVCLNWGCIPSKALLSVVELGDKVNKAGDLGLVLQGTVAYDLARMVSRKDRVVATLVKGIATLFKEWGIEHVTGQGTLKNERTIAVTRPDGSRLDIQADALVIATGSSWPNLPQFPIDGRQILTSQQTLALTQVPASLLIIGGGVEGCEFASLYSGLGTQVTVVELQSRVLPLEDEDISSAMERELKKRRVAIFTGTAVERLERSSDVVVVHCKDGRSVSAETLLVSVGRGLNSRGIGLEEVGVQVGPRGEILVDDRMETNQSGIYAIGDVTGKAMLAHVASTQGQVAVENILGHRRIINYDVIPAGIFTLPEVGRVGWTEQQAREQAELSGKDPDQSVKVGRFRYVGLGKAQATGDTVGFFKVIAESATDKILGVHILGAHAADLIHEAALAMQVGGTVTQVAHMIHAHPTLAEGMMEAMEDVAGAAIHHIQKSGTR
- a CDS encoding tyrosine--tRNA ligase (catalyzes the formation of tyrosyl-tRNA(Tyr) from tyrosine and tRNA(Tyr)), with amino-acid sequence MKDVTEQLDLILRGAVEVIQQTELEAKLKRSLTEMRPLRVKAGFDPTAPDLHLGHTVLIHKLKHFQDLGHQVIFLIGDFTGMIGDPTGVSETRRALTKEQVQENAKTYQRQIFKILDPNKTTIEFNSRWMGPMTADGLIQLAAHYRVARMMERDDFHKRYQEQKPISVHEFLYPLVQGYDSVALKADVELGGTDQKFNLLVGRELQRDYGQESQVVITMPLLEGTDGVKKMSKSVGNYIALEDKAGEMFGKIMSISDVLMYRYYELLTTENLDRIKALHPMEAKQRLAELIVTRYHGAEAGRQARGEFQQKFQAKEFPDEPDKCVDLISEDMSEEDVVHGSCIKLAKLIAKTGMVASSSEARRLIIQGGIEVDGIKETNPDKLIPFEFNQQRRLKIGKKKFAIAELKQ
- a CDS encoding nucleoside-diphosphate kinase (catalyzes the formation of nucleoside triphosphate from ATP and nucleoside diphosphate), producing MSERTLAIIKPDAVKKNVVGDIIRRYEQAGLKPVAIKMIHMSQSVAEGFYAVHKARPFFGSLCTFMSSGPTVVLVLEGENAIKKNRELMGATDPAKADAGTIRKAHGTNIEFNAVHGSDSPETAQFEVGYFFPGMEIFH
- a CDS encoding glycosyl transferase; this encodes MVRDHFDTCAARREDWEQRARAYHDDQARYFKFLVPEGLHVLEIGSGLGSLLAALRPARGVGIDLSPETVKKAARRYPALEFRVDDVETLEIAETFDVIILADVVGHLVDVEAAFRRLHQACTPQTRIIVSYYNYLWEPILRLCEMLGWKMPQPEQSWLSPEDIANLLHLADFEVVKKERRLLLPKDIPLLSSFCNKVLAYLPGVRTLCLCHYVVARPRLRRPDRPYSTTIVIPCRNERGNIDAALKRIPRFGSRQQIIFVDGHSCDGTPEEIRRMMTHYPGKDIKLLVQDGKGKGDAVRKGFAHATGDVLMILDADLTMPPEDLPKFYDAIAGGKGEFINGCRLIYPMEAQAMRLLNLIGNRFFSLAFSWLLNQRIKDTLCGTKVLFRRDYERLAANRDYFGDFDPFGDFDLLFGASRLNLHIVDVPIRYQARTYGSTNIQRFAHGWLLLKMTAHGFFRLKAV
- a CDS encoding glycine cleavage system protein H is translated as MIPSDLRYHKEHEWVRLDGKRATVGISDFAQDALGDIVFLDLPKVGASVKVGQQIGEVESTKTTSTIYTPVSGTVSQINTDLKDHPEAVNSDPYGKGWIAVIELADPGEVDQLMTAAQYEAFLASQKKG
- a CDS encoding methyltransferase; its protein translation is MSEDVLHRHRAVWQRKPVLRRLYEDWYREIVTWLVSGRTVELGGGTGNLKAHVPEVYCSDVVILPWLNVVADAQRLPFRSETLANLVLFDSLHHIENVSLFFDEALRTLRVGGRIIIMDPYLSWVSWPVYRWLHPEPMVCTEDPLVLKPPQTDRRPLDANQAVATILFERNHSRFRSHYPRLSIQYIKRLACIAYPLSGGFDHPSFLPEWLVAPILRLERTLERVGWLLAFRMLVVIERQS